The window GGTCAGTTTAACGATGTAATCAAGTGTCTTCATGAAAACCTCCTTATTTATAAACTATTATATCATGTTTTAGGACATTTTTTTGCTATAATGAAGACATGAAAACCTACCAGAAGATTTATTTACTATTAAAAGAAAAAGACGACTACGTCAGTGGCGAGGATTTGGCCCAGGAATTGGGGATTTCTCGGACTTCCATTTGGAAAGCCATTCGCCAGTTGGAAGCACATGGTCTGACAATTGAGGCAGCCCGCAATCGTGGCTACAAATTGGCCGAAGGGGATTTGTTGCTGCCAGAGTTGATTTCACAGGAGCTCCAACTCCCTGTCCACCTCAATGCCGATAGTGATTCGACCCAGCTAGATGCCAAGCAAGGTATCGAAGCAGGTCATGCGAGCCCAGCCCTCTATCTAGCTCCCTATCAGAATAAAGCCAAGGGACGATTTGGGCGACCTTTTTATGCTTCCAAATCAGGCGGTATCTATATGTCTCTCCGCCTTTCACCCAATGTCCCCTTCCTTGAATTTAAGCCCTATACCATTCTAGCCGCAGCCGCAGTGGTCAAGGCCATTCAGTCCCTCTGTGACCTAGATGTTCAAATCAAGTGGGTCAATGATATTTATCTGGGGCAGAAGAAAGTTGCTGGAATCCTAACCGAAGCCATTTCTTCCATGGAAAACCAACGGGTGACCGATGTCATTATTGGAGTGGGTATCAATGTCCATATCGATGATTTTCCCAAAGAACTCCGGCAATCAGCTGGCAATCTCTTCGACGACCAACCTCCCTTTACCCGCAACCAGTTGATTACAGCCATTTGGAAAGCATTTTTAGAAACCGATGACAAGGAACTAATTGCCCTTTACAAAGAAAAATCACTTGTTGTTGGCCAACAAGTGAGCTTTATAGAAAATCAGGTTGAATTTAAGGGAACAGCCATCGCAGTCACCGACACAGGCAATCTAGTCATCCAACTGGATAACGGCAAGGCAAAAATCATCTCCAGCGGAGAAATCAGTCTTACTTCTTGGACTGCTTCTCCACCAAACGAATAAAACGTGTCACCTTATAGGCAAAATGAAGATTGCGAAAGGCGATGAAGGCAAAAATACCTGCAAGCAAAAAATCCTTAGAAAGAATGGAAGTATTCATAAAATAAATAGCGATAATTGTCGAAAGAGACAAGAGAAGAAATTGTGACATTTTCATAGATAAATTATACCAAAAAATCAGTCGACTGACTGATTTTTTATATCCCTTCTTTCTATGTATGCTAGTTAAACAAGAAAACACCAACTCAGTCGGTGCTTTCTTAAGGAGATTATGAAAAATATTTAGGATTGACTATATTATACCTTAGTCAACCACATTCCACATCAGTCCTAAGACCGATATTGCTATCAATCATTTACTATCTCAACGGTGTCTGCTAGAAAGCCAAATTCTTCTGGAACAGGGCTCTCCTCTTTTTCTACTTCTTGCGTTTTTTGCCCCTTGGCCTTGGCTGAAAATTCAGCCCGAATGCTGACCCAATCTTCTTGAGCAATAGCCAAAATCTGTGGCGAGAAGCCTGCGGCCTTGCTGAGAATATTTCCAAACATGGTATTGAGATTGTCCCGTTTCATAGTCTGTTCAGCATTGAGTGGGGATTCAAAGGCCAAAATCGCATGATTTTCATTCGCAGCGACTGGCTGGGAGCCAACAAGTAAGGCACGATCTGCTCCTGATAAACTCTCGATAATTTCTCCCCAGGCATTTTGCAAGCGAGTCAAATTTTCACGCGCCAATGCTGGATTTTCCATGGCTTCTTGCAAAATAGCATGAACCTTGCTGGTATCCAATCGGTACTTCTTCGGCGCCTGTGGCTTGCGTGAAACTGGCTTAACAGCACTCTGTTGATTTGAGAGTTGGCTTAATTGTTTCTGTAGGTCTGCTACTTGTTGTTGCAAACTGCTTATTTGGCTGACCACATCTGCTGGTAGCTCTGCCATTGCCCCCGAAGCAGAACCACTTTCAGCCAACCGAATGGTCATCATTTCAGCGTAAATCTTAGGTTGAGGGCTAGACTTGATATCCGCCAGGCTCTTGGTCACCAACTCAATCATGGTGAAGATCCGCTCCTGAGCCAGTGCTAGATTGTCCGTAAAACCAGCAGTCAGATGGGTATTCTCACCGCCCGTCTGCACGATAAGGAGGTCACGCAGGTAATGCAAGAGGTCCGTCGCAAAACGGCTCATGCTCTTGCCTTGGTCAAACAAGGTCTGCAGATGAACCAGTGCCGACACACTATCCGCCTGACGCAGACTAGCTATATAGTCATCCAGAGCACGCAGACTGATGGAACCCGTGATTTCCTCTGCGATTTCCAAGGTAACTGTCTGGTCATGGCTGAGACTGAGGGCCTGGTCGAGAATAGACAGAGCATCCCGCATTCCCCCTTCTGCCCGACGGGCAATAATGGTCAAAGCTTGGTCGTCAAATCCAAGACCTTCCTTGGTCAAGATTTGAGCCAAATGGGCCTGAATATCCGTGACCTTGATGGACTTGAATTCAAAACGTTGCACCCTGGATAAGATAGTAGCAGGAATCTTATGCAACTCTGTAGTCGCAAGAATAAAGACCACATTCTCCGTCGGCTCTTCCAAGGTTTTCAAGAGGGCATTAAAAGCCCCTGTCGATAGCATGTGGACCTCGTCAATGATATAAACCTTGTAGGTCGCAAGGCTAGGCGCATAGGTCGATTTGTCCCGAATATCACGGATTTCATCGACACCATTATTGGATGCCGCGTCAATCTCAATCACATCTTCCAGACTGCCCTCGGTAATGGCCTGACAGATGTAGCAGTCATTACAAGGCTCGCCACCCACCTGATTGGGACAGTTCATGGCCTTGGCAAAAATCTTGGCTGTCGAAGTCTTACCCGTACCACGAGGCCCAGAAAAAAGATAGGCATGGCTAATTTTCCCCTGCTCAATGGCCTGCTTGAGCGTGGTCGCCACCACCTCCTGCCCCACCATCTCCCCAAAGGTCTGGCTGCGGTATTTCCGATATAAAGCTTGGTACATTACCCTTTTTCTCCAAACATAGCAAAATTCCAGTCTGTTTTCTCCACCAGGAGCGCAACAAACTGCTCTAAGTACTCTTGGTCAATGGCATCATAATCCGCTACCAATCTCGAATCCAAGTCCAAAACGCCCAAAAGCTGGTCGTTTTTCAGCATGGGTACTACGATTTCCGAAAGGGCTGCCGCATCGCAAGAAATATAGTTATCATGCAGACGGACATCGTCTACGAGAATGGTCTGGCGTTTAGAAGCAGATTCACCGCAAACACCCTTTCCAAGTGCAATATGGACGCAGGAAACGCCACCCTGAAAAGGCCCTAAAATCAATTCTTGACCATCATACAAGTAAAAACCTGTGAAGACAGAATTAGGCAAAGCCTGATTGAGAAGCGCTGAAGCATTTGACAGATTAGCCAGAGCGTTGGTTTCCCCATCTAACAGAGCTTCCAACTGGGTCAAAAGTAATTGGTAATTTGATTTTTTTTCTTCAATATTCATAGAAACATTATAGCATAGAAAGACCAACTTTTATAGTCCAAGCAAAAAGAAAAAGGCTTTCGCCTATTTCCAAATCCAAAAGATAATAAGGACATCAATCAAGACACCCACAGCCCAAGCTAGCTGAAAATACTTTTTCTGGGTTTTGTGGCGGAAATGGGTGCCACCTGCCCAGGCACCTAGACCACCGCCCAAGTAAGCCATTAGTAATAAGTTTTTTTCAGAAATTCGATAGGCATCCTTTCTGGCCTTGCCCTTATCCAGACCATAGGTCAGAAACACGATTATATTCCAGACCATCAAGACCATACTCACCATTTGTTGAATGGACATTATCTTCTCCTTCTCTCACATTGCTTTTATAACTCTAACATAATCTATCTTAGAGTACAAGAAAAAACGGCTCAGATGTCCGAACCGTTTATAAACTTGCTAGGGTATCTTCCAACCACTTGAGCTGGGCACGATTGCGCTCAATTGCTCGGGTCAAAATCAAGTAATGACCATAGTTGTCTTGAATACTCTCCTTGGTTGAGAATAACTCAACCTTGCGACTGTCTAGGTGTTTCAAGTGCTTGGTGACTAATTCAATTTGATTCTCCAACAAACCTGGTATCCGTGGATCTTTCTTATCACGGATAAAGAACATCTTAATAGAAAATAGATCCTTTTGTTGAGGAGTTTCATCATTTGGAATGGATAGCCAATCTTCCAAAATCTGACGACCTGTCGCAGTCATAGCATACTGCTTCTCTTTTTCATTGCCAGGAACCGCATGACAGGTAATCAATTCTTCCTTGGTCATGCGTTTTAGCTCTGGATAGACTTGGCTATGAGCTACCTGCCAAAATTCTCCTAAATCGCGTTGAACATAGTCGGTAATCTGCTTACCAGTTACCATCTGACCGCTAGCACCCATTATCCCTAGTATTATATGGGGTAATATTCTCTGCTTGGGCATCTTAACCACGCTCTCTTAATATACTCTCCACCTTGGTGTTGATCAAGTCGATGGCTACAAGATTGCTGACGCCTTCAGGAATGACGATATCTGCATAGCGCTTAGTCGGCTCGATAAACTGGTGATACATAGGTTTCACCACCGTGGTGTACTGTTCAATGATACTATCTAAGCTACGCCCACGTTCTTCCATATCTCTCTTAATACGGCGAATGATGCGAATATCATCGTCAGTATCGACGAAGATTTTAATATCCATCAAATCCCGCAACCGCTTGTCTTCCAATACCAAAATACCTTCCACAATAAATACATCTTGTGGTTCCTGATGATAGGTTTTATCTGAACGGGTGTGCTGAGTGTAATCATATATCGGAATATCCACCGAACGCCCTGCCAACAATTCACCCAGGTGGTAAATCATCAAATCTGTGTCAAAGGCTAGTGGATGGTCATAATTGGTCAATATCCGTTCTTCAAAGGTTAGGTGTGACTGATTCTTATAGTAAGAATCGTGTTCAATCATTGATATGCGAGCATTTGGGAAATTATCCAGAATGGCACGCGACACACTTGTCTTGCCACCCCCAGATCCGCCGGTTACGCCAATAATAATGGGTTTCTGAGTCATCATCATCTCCTTCTATTTTCAATACTATTTTACCATGAAACATGGTATAATGGAAAGGATAACACATAAAGAAATGAGAATTTATGCTAAATTTTGGAATTATTGGTACTTCAGACATCAGTCACAAGTTCATTTCCTCTGCTCATTTGAGTAAATATCTTCAATTATCAGCGATATTTTCAAGAAAACTGGAAACTGCTATGTCATTTTCAACAAATTACGAAAATGTAAAATTATACACAGAATGGATAAAATTCCTTTCTACACCCATTGACTTGGTCTATATTGCCAGTCCAAATGCCTTGCATTTTGAACAAGCAAAATCTGTTCTCATGGCCGGCAAACACGCTATCGTTGAAAAGCCTATGGTGTCCACACCTCAAGAATTGGCCCAACTTCGTCAAATTGCCCAGGAAAATGGTGTCTTCCTATTTGAAGCAGCCCGCAATTACCACGAGGAAGCCATCGCTATTATTAGGGACTTCTTGAAGGATAAGACTGTTTGGGGTGCCAACTTCTCCTATGCCAAATATTCTTCTAAAATGCCTGACCTCTTGGCAGGACAGACCCCAAATATCTTTTCAACTGATTTTTCAGGCGGAGCCTTGATGGATCTGGGTGTCTATACCCTCTATACTGCCATTGGCCTCTTTGGCAGACCAAATGCGGCTCGATACGCTGCCCACCAACTCCCTTCATCCATTGATTTGAATGGGACTGGGCAACTGATTTATGATGATTTTCTAGTAAGCATTCAGGCTGGAAAGAATATCACTAGCAATCTACCAAGTGAAATTTATACCAGTGAAGGCACCCTCACCCTCAACGCCTGCCAACATATCAGCTCTGCTGTTTTTACCAAACATGACGGTAGCCAACTTGTCCTTCCTATCCAAGCACAAGTAGATTCTATGCTGGAGGAGGTACAAGCCATTGCCCAAGTTATCCAGGCAGGCAATCACGACCTGGCTAATAAATGGCTGGATGTGGCTGAGGCGGTCCATCATACTCTCTACACCATGCGCCAAGACGCAGGAATAATTTTTAAGGCGGATACCCATGAAAACTAATTTCCCAACTAGCTGGACTGACCAGTTGACTCAACTTGGCTTTGAGCATTTTACACCCATTCAAGTCCAAGCCTTCCAGCCAATCAGAACTGGCAAATCCCTATTGGCAATCAGTCCAACTGGTACGGGTAAGACCCTTGCCTACCTCTGGCCCAGCCTACTTGCACTGACACCAAAAAAATCTCAACAATTGCTGATCCTGGCTCCCAATACAGAGTTGGCTGGTCAAATCTTTGATGTCTGCAAAACCTGGTCAGATACCATTGGTCTTAACGCCCAACTCTTTCTATCTGGCTCTAGTCAGAAGCGTCAAATTGAGCGACTAAAAAAAGGACCCGAAATCCTAATTGGGACTCCTGGTCGTATTTTCGAGCTCATTAAATTGAAAAAAATCAAGATGATGAATGTTAACACTATCATTTTGGATGAATTTGACCAACTCTTCTCTGATTCTCAATATCATTTTGTGGAAAAGATTATCGGCTATGTGCCACGTGACCACCAGTTGATTTACATGAGCGCAACAGCTAAGTTTGACCATCAAAAGATTGCTCAAGATATTGAAAGTATCGACTTATCTGAACAGAAATTGGACAATATCCAGCATTGCTATATGTTGGTAGACAAGCGTGACCGTTTGGAAACTCTACGTAAGTTTGCCAATATTCCAGATTTTCGTGCCCTTACTTTCTTCAATAGCCTGTCAGACCTTGGCGCCAGCGAAGATAAGTTGCTCTACAACGGTGTCAATGCTGTTTCCCTGGCCTCTGATGTTAATGTTAAATTCCGTAAGGTCATTATCGAGCGTTTTAAAAACCACGAACTCAATATCTTGCTAGCTACAGATTTGGTCGCGCGTGGGATTGATATTGATAATTTGGAATGTGTCCTTAACTTTGAAGTACCTTTTGATCAGGAAGCCTACACCCACAGGGCTGGACGAACTGGTCGCATGGGCAAGGACGGACTGGTCATTACCCTGGTTTCTAGCCCAAGTGAAGTCAAACAGTTAAAAAAATATGCAAATGTTCAAGAAGTTATCTTGAAGAACCAAGAACTATATAAAGTATAAGAAAAAGGAGGTCGAAACCTCCTTTTTAATGTTGTGCTGGACCACTGGCTTCCTGATCATAATAAATATGTTGGGGATTGAGATTTGGTCCCAATAATTCTGTTATCGTCACTAGATTGTAGCCCTCAGATGTGAGGAACTGTAAGACAGGTTCCAAACTATTCACTGTCGGCTGACGGATATCATGCATAAGGATGATGCAGCCAGGACAAGCTTGCTCTTTCACTCTTTCAAAAATGGCATGGCTATCTCGATTTGACCAATCCTCCGTATCTACATTCCAATAAATAGACGGTAATCCCATGGCATCTACCACAGCCTGGTTGATGGCCCCATAAGGTGGTCTCACCATAGTAGGACGCTTCCCAATAGCTTTTTCAACGATAGCCTGTGTCAACTCAATTTCTTGCTGGACTTGCTCTGGAGACAGATGGGTCAAGTTGGAATGGCTCCAAGTATGGTTAGCAACTTCATGCCCTTCCGCTACCATCCGTTGTAAGATAGCTTCGTTCCCTTCTACTACACTTCCCAGTACAAAGAAGGTAGCCTTGACATTGTATGTCTTCAAGAGGTCCAAAATAACTGGTGTCGTTGCAGGGTTTGGTCCATCATCAAAGGTCAAGGCAATCTGACGAAGAGCTTTTTTATCCACTTGATTCTGAGCAAAAAACTGATCATAATTGGCCTTGTCAACATCTGCCAGATAGTCCCCCTTCATTATCGGGAAGAAATCTGAAATAGCTAGTTCCAGACTAGCTGTCTTAAAGACTTCCTCAGACAATGCCAGAACCAACTGACTATTGGCATAACTAAAAACGACTGTTTCCAAGTCTAGATTTTGAAACTCTGCAATAATCCTTGCTTTTTCCGCCTCATCCAAGCCTTGACTAGTCAATTTTTCCTGCAACTTATGGACCATGATGGTCTTAGCAGCATTCAAGTCTAGAAACATATCTCCTAGGGTGAAGAGTTGCTGATCTTCTGTCAGCAAGACACGCTCTGGGGTAACTTCTTCCTCTTTTTTTACTTGTAAGGGTTGGACAGCATACTGCTCACTATGGATCTCATGAGCCCGAACCTTCTTAAAATTGGTCTGTCCCTCCTTGGCATGAACCACAAGGACATTTTTTATCTTGCCTGATGGCTTCTTATAGCCTAACTTATGACGGATATGTCCCACAATTTTTTGTTCTAGTTGGGTAATTCTCTGACCAGAGGGGTCTTTGGGTATGGTCGCAACCACATGGGTAGAACCGATATTCCCCTCCTCTAAATCAGATGCTTGTCCTTTCAGTACCAGTTCTTCTTTTTCTTTAATAAAATGCGTTAATTGCCAATCTTGGAAGTTGCGGTATAGATAAATACTTGCAACCACCATCATGGCTACTAGAAATGCATTCAAGAGAAGCCAAAACAACTTTTTCATTTTATATTCATTCCTTTTCATATTCACCTTATACTATAATATAGGTTTATCGTCTTTCTGTCAAGCATATCAAAAATTGTTCAACCCTCAAAACGAATATTCTTCCTGTTCATAGAAAAAAAAAGACTGCCGAGGCAATCTTTTAAGCTTAATCAGCACGGATGACTTCTACACGGTAGCCATCTGGATCTGTCACAAAATAGTAGCGACCTGGACTACCTGGCAAGCCCTTAATGTCTGTAGTTGGATAGCCCAGCTCCTTATGCTTGGCATTGTCCCCCTCCAAATCATCGGAAGAAAGGGCCAGGTGTGAGAAACCATCTCCTACAATATAAGGACCGTGATCATAGTTATAGGTCAACTCAATCTCAAAGTCATCACCATCAAGTGCCAAGTAAACCAAGATAAACTTGTGCTCTGGATAGTCTTTGCGACGAGTTTCTTTAAATCCGAAAGCTTCCTCATAAAATTTTTGTGAAGCTTCTAAGTTTTCAACACGCAAGCAGGCGTGCAACATTTTCTTACTAGCCATCATAAACTCCTTTTGCCTGTTAATAGTCTAAGTATATCATATTCTTAGTAAAAAAACTTCTGATTAGTATGCAAAAACACCTGAGCAAGCTCAGGTGTCAATGGATTATGCTTCCAAGTAGTACTCTTTCACAATGTTCAAGTTTTCATCCAATTCGAAAACAAGTGGTGGGAAATTTGGAATTTCCACGTCCATGATTTCGTCATCAGACAAGCCTTTGATGTGTTTTACAAGGGCACGAATAGAGTTACCGTGTGCACCTACGAATACGTTTTTACCATCTTTCAAAGCTGGAGCAATCTTGTCTTCCCAGAATGGAAGTGCGCGCTCAAGCGTTACTTTCAAGTTTTCTGCATCTGGGATAACAGAACCGTCAAGGTGAGCATAACGACGGTCAGTGTGCGCTGAATGCTCATGATCCTTAGCCATTTCTGGTGGCAAAGTATCATAAGAACGACGCCAGATGTGAACTTGATCATCACCAAATTCTGCTGCTGCTTCAGCCTTGTTCAAGCCAGTCAAACCGCCGTAGTGACGCTCGTTCAAACGCCATGATTTTTCAACTGGTACCCACAATTGATCTGCAGCTTCAAGAGCCAAGTTTGTTGTCTTGATAGCGCGTTTCAATACTGATGTAAAAGCAAGATCAAATTCAATACCTGCTTCTTTGATCAATTTACCAGCATCGATTGCTTGTTGAGTACCTTTTTCAGACAAATCAACATCAGCCCAACCAGTGAAAAGGTTAGCTTTGTTCCATTCAGACTCACCATGGCGAGCAAAAACCAATTTTACCATTTATGGATTCTCCTTTATATTTTGAGGTCTCCCTCTTATACTTCTCTATTTTACACGAAAATGAAAAAAAATGCTAGCTTTTCCACAATCTGTTTACGCTTTCATTCACTTACATGTAAATTCAGTCTGTAGACCTATCTTTCTTCTTATGAAAAAAAAATAAAATCATGGTATAATAGTTGGGCTGAACACGACAGTTCAAAACGATACCATATAGGAGTTATCATGCAAAAAGTAGCTATCGTGTCTGCCTACCGTTCTGCCATTGGCAGTTTCGGAGGTAGTCTAAAAGATATAAACATTGCTGATTTGGGGGCTCAAGTCCTTGAAGCAGCCCTACAAAATAAACACATCCCAGCTGACCTTATCGACGAAGTAATCTTTGGTAACGTCCTTTCTGCTGGTCACGGACAAAATATTGCTCGCCAGATTGCTCTCAAGGCTGGACTTCCAGAAACCACCTCAGCCTACTGTGTTAATAAGGTTTGTGGCTCTGGACTAAAATCAGTCCTCCTGGCCGCCCAATCCATCCTACTAGGCGACAACGATGTAGTTGTTGCCGGAGGCATTGAAATCATGAGCCAGGCTGCCTACCTATCCAAATCCAGCCGTTTTGGCAGCAAATTTGGTCATATCAGCTTAGAAGATTCCATGCTGACAGACGGTCTGACAGACGCCTTCAATGACTACCACATGGGCATTACGGCGGAAAATGTTGCCGAACGCTACCAAATCAGTCGTGAAGCACAAGATGCCTTTGCCTACGCTAGTCAAGAAAAGGCTGCCAAAGCTATTACGGAAGGTCGCTTCGCAGATGAGATTATTCCTATTAAGCTTCAAAGTAGAAAAGGTGAAAGTATCTTTGACCAAGATGAATATCCTCGTCTGACCCCACTTGATAAATTAGCAACACTTCGACCTGCCTTCAAAAAAGACGGTACGGTTACAGCTGCCAATGCCTCAGGTATCAATGATGGCTGCGCAGTCCTTGTGCTTATGTCGGAAGAAAAAGCAAAGCAACTGAACATTGAACCACTAGCCTATATAGAAAGCTATGCAACCAGTGGTCTAGACCCTACTCTTATGGGCATGGGGCCAGTAACTGCGAGCAAAAAAGCTCTTGAAAAAATCGGTAAAACTGTAGAAGATATTGACTTGTTCGAGTTGAACGAAGCCTTCGCAGCCCAGTCCATTCCAGTTGTCGAACAATTAGGGGTTGAACCCATTAAAGTCAATGTCAACGGTGGTGCTATCGCACTTGGTCATCCAATCGGAGCTAGCGGCAGTCGGATTTTGGTGACCCTCATCCACGAACTCATCAAGCAAGACAAAGAACTGGGACTATGTGCCCTCTGTATCGGTGGCGGTCAGGGAATTTCCCTCATCGTATCCAATGCAGAAAAACAGTAAACGATCACTTGTAAACAAAGGATAAATTATGAATATCGGTATTGATAAAATCGGCTTTGCGGCACCCGATTATGTTTTAGATTTGGCTGATTTGGCCCAAGCCCGCAACATTGATCCCAATAAATACAAAGTTGGACTTCTCCAGTCAGAAATGGCTGTCGCACCTGTTACACAAGATATTGTCACTCTTGGCGCCCAGGCTGCCGCAGCTATTTTGACCGAAGAAGATAAGCAAACCATCGACATGGTCATCGTCGGTACAGAATCAAGCGTCGATCAAAGTAAGGCTGCTGCTGTATCCATCCACGGTCTGCTCGGTATCCAGCCCTTCGCTCGTTCCATCGAGATGAAAGAGGCTTGTTATGGAGCTACTGCTGGACTAAGCTTAGCCAAGAGCCACATCGCTCAATTCCCTGAATCAAAAGTCTTGGTGATTGCCAGCGACATTGCCAAGTATGGAGCAGCTTCTGGCGGTGAACCAACTCAGGGCGCTGGAGCTGTTGCCATGTTAGTTACAGCAAATCCACGCATTTTGGTCCTCAACAATGACAATGTCTGCCAGACCCGCGACATCTATGACTTCTGGAGACCAAACTACGACAAGTACCCTCGTGTTGACGGTCGCTTCTCTACTGAGCAATACACTGACTGCTTGACCACGACCTTTGCCTACTACCAGAAGAAAACTGGCAAGGCCTTGCAGGATTTTGCAGCCATGTGCTTACACATTCCTTTCTCTAAGCAAGGGCTCAAAGGTTTGCAAGCCATTGCTGAAGATGAAGAAACCCTCAACCGCTTGACAGAACGTTTCCAAGAAGCTATCGTCTACAACAAGCTTGTCGGCAACATCTACACTGGCTCTATCTTCCTTTCTTTCCTTTCTCTTTTGGAAAATAGCAGAGCGCTCAAGGCAGGGGAGCAAATCCTCTTCTATAGCTATGGTAGCGGTGCTGTCTGTGAAATCTTCAGCGGTCAGCTGGTGGATGGTTTCCAACATCAATTGGAAGAAAACCGCTTAGAAAACCTCAACCAACGCAAAAAAATCAGTGTTGAAGAATACGAAAATATCTTCTTCCAAGAAATCATCCTAGACGAAACAGGTACGGCTATCGACCTACCTGTAGACCCAACACCATTTGCCCTTATCCAAGTAGATAAGCACAAACGTATCTATCGTAAATAAGCATTTTACCTATCATTCATTGGAATAATGAATGATAGGCTGATTGAATTTCCAGCACACTTTTCACAGTTGCGTCAACATCTCAGCGCAGTGGTTGATTGACAGATTTATTCGTGTTACCACACTCTAAATCTGACCATTTCGACTGTTGCGAACAATGTTCGCTCTATTTCCAACTTCCAACTGTCTCCCAGACAGTTGGAACTATGCGGGGGCGGGCTAAAATAGTCCAGTAGACTATTTTAGCCCGAGCCTATTGTTTGGAAGCGAGGAAAACTCTTTTCTATCAGTCAAGTTCTTTCCCGCTCCCCAAAACGGCGCCCTTTGGCTCTCATCCAAGGGCGCTTTTCGTTAGAAATTAGAAAGAGGAAACCATGGCACATTTCTCAGGATTCTATAAAAAATCACGTCAAGAACGCATTGATATTATCCATCACCATCGTTCCCTATCCGAAGATAGCCTAGACATTCTTTACAAAGACGAAAATCTGTCTGAAGCAATTGCAGGTAAGATGGCGGAAAACCATCTGGGAACTTTTTCCCTGCCCTTCTCTGTTCTGCCTGAACTGCTTGTGGATGGACAAATGTATTCTGTACCGATGGTCACTGAAGAACCTTCTGTGGTTGCAGCTGCCTCTTTCGGAGCCAAAATCATTGCTCGGTCTGGCGGTTTTACAACCACCATCCACAACCGCATCATGATTGGACAGGTAGCACTTTTTGATGTTCCTGATCATAGCAGAGCAAAACAAGTTATTCTTGACCAAAAGGACAATATTTTAGAAACTGCCAATCAAGCCCATCCATCTATTGTGAAACGCGGAGGGGGCGCTCGTGACCTGACTGTGGAAAGTAAGGAAGATTTTCTGATTGTCTATCTTCAGGTGGATGTTCAAGAAGCCATGGGCGCCAATATTCTCAATAATATGCTGGAAGCCATTAAGGATGACTTGGAAGAATTCAGTCAGGGACAGGCTTTGATGGGTATTCTTTCCAACTACGCAACGGAATCCCTGGTCACTGCCCAGTGCCGTCTTTCCATCTCCAGTCTTGCAACTAGCTCGGCTATTGCCCAAGAAACTGCTCAAAAAATCGCCCTGGCTAGCAAGCTGGCTCAGGTGGACCCTTATCGTGCTGCGACCCATAACAAGGGGATTTTTAACGGTATTGATGCCGTGGTGATTGCGACTGGAAACGACTGGCGGGCGGTGGAGGCTGGCGCTCATGCTTTTGCTAGTCGTGATGGCCACTATAAAGGGCTATCCACTTGGACAGTTGACGGGGAGCATTT is drawn from Streptococcus sp. 29892 and contains these coding sequences:
- a CDS encoding Gfo/Idh/MocA family protein, with amino-acid sequence MLNFGIIGTSDISHKFISSAHLSKYLQLSAIFSRKLETAMSFSTNYENVKLYTEWIKFLSTPIDLVYIASPNALHFEQAKSVLMAGKHAIVEKPMVSTPQELAQLRQIAQENGVFLFEAARNYHEEAIAIIRDFLKDKTVWGANFSYAKYSSKMPDLLAGQTPNIFSTDFSGGALMDLGVYTLYTAIGLFGRPNAARYAAHQLPSSIDLNGTGQLIYDDFLVSIQAGKNITSNLPSEIYTSEGTLTLNACQHISSAVFTKHDGSQLVLPIQAQVDSMLEEVQAIAQVIQAGNHDLANKWLDVAEAVHHTLYTMRQDAGIIFKADTHEN
- a CDS encoding VOC family protein, yielding MASKKMLHACLRVENLEASQKFYEEAFGFKETRRKDYPEHKFILVYLALDGDDFEIELTYNYDHGPYIVGDGFSHLALSSDDLEGDNAKHKELGYPTTDIKGLPGSPGRYYFVTDPDGYRVEVIRAD
- a CDS encoding acetyl-CoA C-acetyltransferase, with translation MQKVAIVSAYRSAIGSFGGSLKDINIADLGAQVLEAALQNKHIPADLIDEVIFGNVLSAGHGQNIARQIALKAGLPETTSAYCVNKVCGSGLKSVLLAAQSILLGDNDVVVAGGIEIMSQAAYLSKSSRFGSKFGHISLEDSMLTDGLTDAFNDYHMGITAENVAERYQISREAQDAFAYASQEKAAKAITEGRFADEIIPIKLQSRKGESIFDQDEYPRLTPLDKLATLRPAFKKDGTVTAANASGINDGCAVLVLMSEEKAKQLNIEPLAYIESYATSGLDPTLMGMGPVTASKKALEKIGKTVEDIDLFELNEAFAAQSIPVVEQLGVEPIKVNVNGGAIALGHPIGASGSRILVTLIHELIKQDKELGLCALCIGGGQGISLIVSNAEKQ
- a CDS encoding phosphoglycerate mutase, with the translated sequence MVKLVFARHGESEWNKANLFTGWADVDLSEKGTQQAIDAGKLIKEAGIEFDLAFTSVLKRAIKTTNLALEAADQLWVPVEKSWRLNERHYGGLTGLNKAEAAAEFGDDQVHIWRRSYDTLPPEMAKDHEHSAHTDRRYAHLDGSVIPDAENLKVTLERALPFWEDKIAPALKDGKNVFVGAHGNSIRALVKHIKGLSDDEIMDVEIPNFPPLVFELDENLNIVKEYYLEA
- a CDS encoding polysaccharide deacetylase family protein, whose product is MKKLFWLLLNAFLVAMMVVASIYLYRNFQDWQLTHFIKEKEELVLKGQASDLEEGNIGSTHVVATIPKDPSGQRITQLEQKIVGHIRHKLGYKKPSGKIKNVLVVHAKEGQTNFKKVRAHEIHSEQYAVQPLQVKKEEEVTPERVLLTEDQQLFTLGDMFLDLNAAKTIMVHKLQEKLTSQGLDEAEKARIIAEFQNLDLETVVFSYANSQLVLALSEEVFKTASLELAISDFFPIMKGDYLADVDKANYDQFFAQNQVDKKALRQIALTFDDGPNPATTPVILDLLKTYNVKATFFVLGSVVEGNEAILQRMVAEGHEVANHTWSHSNLTHLSPEQVQQEIELTQAIVEKAIGKRPTMVRPPYGAINQAVVDAMGLPSIYWNVDTEDWSNRDSHAIFERVKEQACPGCIILMHDIRQPTVNSLEPVLQFLTSEGYNLVTITELLGPNLNPQHIYYDQEASGPAQH
- a CDS encoding DEAD/DEAH box helicase; its protein translation is MKTNFPTSWTDQLTQLGFEHFTPIQVQAFQPIRTGKSLLAISPTGTGKTLAYLWPSLLALTPKKSQQLLILAPNTELAGQIFDVCKTWSDTIGLNAQLFLSGSSQKRQIERLKKGPEILIGTPGRIFELIKLKKIKMMNVNTIILDEFDQLFSDSQYHFVEKIIGYVPRDHQLIYMSATAKFDHQKIAQDIESIDLSEQKLDNIQHCYMLVDKRDRLETLRKFANIPDFRALTFFNSLSDLGASEDKLLYNGVNAVSLASDVNVKFRKVIIERFKNHELNILLATDLVARGIDIDNLECVLNFEVPFDQEAYTHRAGRTGRMGKDGLVITLVSSPSEVKQLKKYANVQEVILKNQELYKV